Proteins encoded together in one Mycobacterium simiae window:
- a CDS encoding DUF6328 family protein: MDVDHPEDDQRWDRDTRGETETERLDRNWNSLLQELRVVQTGVQLLTGFLLTLPFQQRFDVLDQPMRITYLATVGCSVAATVLLIAPVGIHRLLFRRHRLRVLVSAAHRCAYAGLALLGLALTGVTIIVFVAVAGTTVGLIAGACALMMFGCFWWLLPLALRTRGT; the protein is encoded by the coding sequence ATGGATGTCGACCACCCGGAAGACGACCAGCGGTGGGATCGGGACACGCGCGGCGAGACCGAGACCGAGCGGCTCGATCGCAACTGGAATAGCCTGCTGCAGGAGCTTCGCGTCGTGCAGACGGGCGTGCAACTGCTCACCGGGTTCTTGCTGACGCTGCCTTTTCAGCAGCGGTTCGATGTCCTCGATCAACCGATGCGGATCACCTATTTGGCGACGGTCGGTTGTTCGGTGGCCGCGACGGTGCTGCTGATTGCGCCGGTGGGTATCCACCGGCTGCTGTTCCGACGGCATCGCCTGCGGGTGCTGGTGTCGGCGGCGCACCGGTGCGCGTACGCCGGTCTGGCGCTGCTTGGGTTGGCACTGACCGGGGTGACGATCATCGTCTTCGTCGCGGTGGCCGGGACCACGGTGGGATTGATTGCCGGAGCGTGTGCCCTCATGATGTTCGGGTGTTTTTGGTGGCTGCTGCCGTTGGCGTTGCGCACCCGCGGCACCTGA
- a CDS encoding XRE family transcriptional regulator, with translation MAQQLDIEAASRPIGEIAAYLQGTVGQRVAAAIAGLADARQIGRYARAGGPEPHGMTERRLREGYKVVRMLVDAYDDKTARAWLFGTNTRLDDQAPVEVLGAATDTKHFTMVVQAARQVASFQA, from the coding sequence GTGGCGCAGCAGCTCGATATCGAGGCGGCGTCGCGCCCGATCGGCGAAATCGCGGCATACCTGCAAGGCACGGTGGGGCAGCGGGTTGCCGCCGCGATCGCCGGGCTGGCCGACGCCAGGCAGATCGGCCGCTACGCGCGCGCGGGCGGACCGGAGCCGCACGGGATGACCGAACGCCGCCTTCGCGAGGGATACAAGGTGGTGCGGATGCTCGTCGACGCCTATGACGACAAGACGGCGCGGGCGTGGCTGTTCGGAACGAACACCCGCTTGGACGACCAAGCCCCCGTGGAAGTTCTGGGTGCCGCGACCGACACGAAGCACTTCACGATGGTGGTGCAAGCGGCGCGGCAGGTTGCTAGCTTTCAGGCGTGA
- a CDS encoding RES family NAD+ phosphorylase, giving the protein MSAGAGENFLWRVGYHASALDFAPWHLYGFSHRFDDIEHRFRTLYLAESEVTCLREVLADFRPNLAARQRHVQRYGPAAAADFATAPVTAKWRQENVLVRAILELDGPVVDLTKARTRHQIERRHAELLVSYDLKHLDLHEITTDRRVVTQTIAGDLFDTGVAAVRFPSSLDGNPCLALFEGRGAAHPAGEVVPLTDPAPSPLSTVASEWHLALEAAPPRRRRR; this is encoded by the coding sequence GTGAGCGCCGGCGCCGGTGAAAACTTCCTGTGGCGAGTCGGCTACCACGCCAGCGCCCTCGACTTCGCACCCTGGCATCTGTACGGGTTCAGCCATCGGTTCGACGACATCGAACACCGTTTCCGGACCTTGTATTTGGCCGAATCGGAGGTGACCTGCCTGCGCGAGGTCCTCGCCGACTTCCGGCCCAACCTCGCCGCCCGGCAACGCCATGTCCAACGCTACGGGCCTGCGGCCGCCGCCGACTTCGCCACCGCACCAGTGACCGCGAAATGGCGACAGGAAAACGTGTTGGTGCGGGCGATCCTGGAACTCGACGGGCCCGTGGTCGATTTGACCAAAGCCCGGACCCGGCATCAGATCGAGCGTCGGCACGCGGAACTCTTGGTCAGTTATGATCTGAAACATCTTGACCTACATGAGATCACGACAGACCGACGCGTCGTCACCCAGACCATCGCGGGCGATCTGTTCGATACCGGTGTCGCGGCGGTGAGGTTCCCGTCCAGCCTCGATGGCAACCCGTGTCTCGCATTGTTCGAAGGCCGCGGTGCGGCACATCCAGCCGGTGAAGTCGTACCGCTGACAGACCCGGCGCCCAGCCCCCTGTCGACCGTGGCGAGCGAGTGGCACCTGGCCTTGGAGGCCGCACCGCCACGGCGCCGCAGACGTTAA
- the cds1 gene encoding L-cysteine desulfhydrase Cds1 yields the protein MNARTEIAVRSASRSWADNAIRLIEADARRSADTHLLRYPLPAAWSTNVDIALYLKDESTHITGSLKHRLARSLFLYALCNGWIGESTTIVEASSGSTAISEAYFASLLGLQFIAVVPAATSSAKVALIESQGGRCHFVQNSSEVYAQAQRVADETGGHYMDQFTNAERATDWRGNNNIAESIFAQLRDEQHCIPEWIVVGAGTGGTSATIGRYLRYRRHATRLCVVDPENSAFFPAYAEQRYDLVLSASSRIEGIGRPRVEPSFLPDVVDRMVAVPDSASVAAARHVSAVLGRRVGPSTGTNLWGAFGLLAEMVAAGRSGSVVTLIADSGDRYADTYFSDEWVAEQGLDLTDPAGALAEFERNCNWI from the coding sequence TTGAACGCTCGGACCGAGATCGCGGTCCGCAGCGCCTCGCGAAGCTGGGCGGACAACGCGATCCGGCTCATCGAGGCCGATGCCCGTCGCAGCGCCGACACGCACCTGTTGCGGTATCCGCTGCCCGCGGCGTGGTCGACGAACGTCGACATTGCGTTGTACCTCAAAGACGAGTCCACCCACATCACCGGCAGCCTCAAACACCGGCTGGCACGCTCGCTGTTTTTGTACGCCCTGTGCAACGGGTGGATCGGCGAGAGCACCACGATCGTGGAGGCGTCCTCGGGTTCGACCGCGATCTCCGAGGCGTACTTCGCGTCGCTGCTGGGCCTTCAGTTCATCGCCGTGGTCCCCGCCGCCACCAGTTCGGCGAAGGTCGCACTGATCGAATCACAAGGTGGCCGTTGCCATTTCGTGCAGAACTCCAGCGAGGTCTACGCTCAGGCCCAGCGTGTGGCCGACGAAACCGGCGGCCATTACATGGATCAGTTCACCAACGCCGAACGCGCGACCGACTGGCGCGGCAACAACAACATCGCCGAGTCGATATTCGCCCAGCTGCGCGACGAGCAACACTGCATCCCCGAATGGATCGTGGTCGGGGCGGGCACCGGCGGAACCAGTGCCACGATCGGCCGCTACCTTCGCTACCGGCGCCACGCCACCCGCCTGTGCGTCGTCGACCCGGAGAACTCCGCGTTCTTTCCGGCCTACGCGGAGCAACGCTACGACCTGGTGCTGTCGGCGTCGTCACGGATCGAGGGCATCGGCCGGCCGCGGGTCGAGCCCTCGTTTCTGCCCGACGTGGTCGACCGCATGGTCGCGGTGCCCGACTCGGCGTCGGTCGCCGCGGCACGCCATGTCAGCGCCGTGCTCGGGCGACGGGTGGGGCCGTCCACGGGCACCAATCTGTGGGGTGCGTTCGGGCTGCTGGCCGAGATGGTGGCCGCGGGCCGCAGCGGCTCGGTGGTCACGCTGATCGCCGACAGCGGCGACCGCTACGCCGACACCTACTTCAGTGACGAATGGGTCGCCGAGCAGGGGCTCGATCTGACCGATCCCGCGGGGGCACTGGCCGAATTCGAACGCAACTGCAACTGGATCTAG
- a CDS encoding Dyp-type peroxidase codes for MTGRYEFLSFDDPAGGQAWLSELLDTVQSASDARKTMDSQDRWITLAFTWPGLRALGVPEDSLASFPDAFREGMAARADILGDTGRNHPDSWSGGLAGDDLHAIAILFARNDAEHHRCTAVHRKLVERCPGVRVLSHLDLNATPPFDHAHDHFGFRDRLSQPVIEGTGEEPTPGSGGALKAGEFILGYPDEEGVVANLPQPPELSRNGSYMAYRRLQEHVGLFRNYLREQAGTPADEDLLAAKLMGRWRSGAPLVLAPEQDDPELGADSLRNNDFNYKEMDPFGYAVPLGAHIRRLNPRDTAVNMNRHRIIRRGATYGEALPEGADDDGTDRGIAAFIICASLVRQFEFAQNVWINDHNFHELGNERDPICGTQDGTMEFKIPKRPIRKVLRGLPAFTTLTGGAYFFLPGLNGLRYLATLT; via the coding sequence ATGACCGGACGCTACGAGTTCCTGTCTTTCGACGATCCGGCCGGCGGCCAGGCATGGCTGAGTGAACTGCTCGACACGGTCCAATCGGCGTCGGACGCCCGCAAAACGATGGACAGCCAAGACCGCTGGATCACCCTGGCGTTCACCTGGCCTGGCCTGCGGGCGCTGGGCGTACCGGAAGATTCGCTGGCCAGTTTCCCGGACGCGTTTCGGGAGGGCATGGCGGCGCGGGCCGACATCTTGGGCGACACCGGCCGAAACCACCCCGACAGCTGGAGCGGCGGGCTGGCCGGCGACGATCTGCATGCGATCGCAATCCTATTCGCCCGCAACGATGCCGAGCATCACCGGTGCACCGCCGTGCACAGGAAGTTGGTCGAGCGATGCCCCGGGGTGCGAGTGTTGTCGCATCTCGACTTGAACGCCACACCGCCTTTCGACCACGCCCACGATCACTTCGGCTTCCGGGACCGCTTGTCCCAGCCGGTAATCGAGGGCACGGGGGAAGAGCCCACGCCGGGCTCGGGCGGGGCGCTCAAGGCAGGAGAATTCATCCTCGGCTATCCAGACGAAGAGGGCGTCGTCGCTAATCTCCCTCAGCCACCGGAACTCTCGCGTAATGGCAGCTACATGGCCTATCGCCGCCTGCAAGAACATGTCGGCCTGTTCCGAAACTACCTGCGCGAGCAGGCGGGCACACCCGCCGATGAGGATCTACTGGCGGCGAAGCTGATGGGCCGATGGCGAAGTGGCGCGCCGCTGGTGCTTGCCCCGGAGCAGGACGATCCGGAGCTCGGCGCAGACTCGTTGCGTAACAACGACTTCAACTACAAGGAGATGGACCCCTTCGGATACGCGGTACCCCTGGGGGCCCATATCCGCCGGCTAAATCCCCGCGACACGGCAGTAAACATGAACCGGCACCGGATAATCCGGCGGGGGGCGACCTACGGCGAGGCGCTGCCGGAGGGTGCGGACGACGACGGCACCGACCGCGGCATCGCGGCATTCATCATCTGCGCCAGCCTGGTGCGCCAGTTCGAGTTCGCGCAGAACGTGTGGATCAACGATCACAACTTCCACGAGCTGGGCAACGAGCGCGATCCGATCTGCGGAACGCAGGACGGCACAATGGAATTCAAAATCCCTAAGCGTCCGATCCGCAAGGTGCTGCGGGGTCTGCCCGCCTTTACCACCCTCACCGGCGGCGCCTACTTCTTTCTGCCGGGCCTCAACGGCCTGCGATATTTGGCCACGCTGACTTAG
- a CDS encoding DUF4193 domain-containing protein, with protein sequence MKTASDYDARRVTEPQEPAELRQLDPTLGPSAAVVDEDPNDVQFFELPDADLSGEELAVTVIPQQADEFTCSSCFLVQHRHRMQLSSAGLPVCTDCA encoded by the coding sequence ATGAAGACCGCAAGCGATTACGACGCGCGCCGCGTGACCGAGCCCCAAGAGCCGGCCGAGCTGCGTCAGCTAGATCCCACGTTAGGGCCGTCGGCGGCGGTGGTCGACGAGGACCCCAACGATGTGCAGTTCTTCGAGCTGCCGGACGCCGACCTGTCCGGTGAAGAATTGGCCGTGACGGTGATCCCCCAGCAAGCCGATGAGTTCACCTGTTCGAGCTGCTTCTTGGTGCAGCACCGGCACCGGATGCAGTTGTCCAGCGCCGGGCTCCCCGTTTGCACCGACTGCGCCTGA
- a CDS encoding WhiB family transcriptional regulator, with amino-acid sequence MSGTRPAARRTNIAAAQGVLHSVDAEERIAWVSKALCRTTDPDELFVRGAAQRKAAVICRHCPVMQECGADALDNKVEFGVWGGMTERQRRALLKQHPEVVSWSDFFDKRRNRGVS; translated from the coding sequence GTGTCAGGAACACGACCGGCAGCACGCCGAACCAACATTGCGGCAGCACAGGGGGTACTGCACAGTGTGGATGCTGAAGAACGCATTGCCTGGGTGTCCAAAGCGCTGTGTAGGACCACTGATCCCGACGAACTCTTCGTCCGCGGCGCCGCCCAACGTAAGGCCGCCGTTATTTGCCGGCACTGCCCGGTAATGCAGGAGTGTGGGGCGGACGCGTTGGACAACAAGGTCGAGTTCGGCGTCTGGGGCGGCATGACCGAGCGGCAGCGCCGGGCCTTGCTCAAGCAGCATCCCGAGGTCGTTTCCTGGTCCGATTTCTTCGACAAGCGCCGGAACCGCGGCGTCAGCTGA
- the ponA2 gene encoding transglycosylase/D,D-transpeptidase PonA2, producing the protein MSDRPPAALTILKLAGCCLLASIVATALMFPMAGGLGLMSNRASEVVANGSAQLLEGQVPAVSTMVDAKGNTIAWLYEQRRFEVPTDKIANTMKLAIVSIEDKRFAEHNGVDWKGTLTGLAGYASGDVDTRGGSTIEQQYVKNYQLLVTAKTDAEKRAAVETTPARKLREIRMALTLDKTFTKPEILTRYLNLVSFGNGSFGVQDAAQTYFGINALDLNWQQAALLAGMVQSTSALNPYTNPEGALARRNLVLDTMIENIPQEADALRAAKATPLGVLPQPNQLPRGCIAAGDRAYFCDYVQEYLSRAGISKEQVARGGYLIRTTLDPDVQNPVKAAIDKFASPTLPGISSVMSVIQPGKTSHKVMAMASNRTYGLDVDAGQTMRPQPFSLVGDGAGSVFKIFTTAAALDMGMGINATLDVPPRFQAKGLGSGGAKGCPKDTWCVVNAGNYRGSMNVTEALATSPNTAFAKLISQVGVTRTVDMAIKLGLRSYADPGTARDYNPDSNESLADFVKRQNIGSFTLGPIEVNALELSNVAATLASGGVWCPPNPIDKLIDRNGNEVAVTTETCDQVVPEGLANTLANAMSKDATGGGTAAGSAGAAGWDLPVSGKTGTTEAHRSSGFVGFTSHYAAANYIYDDSPNPTDLCSSPLRHCGEGDLYGGNEPARTWFTAMKPIALNFGDVKLPPTDPRYVEGSPGSRVPSVAGMDVDAARTRLKDAGFQVADQTNSVNSSAKLGEVVGTSPSGNTIPGSVITIQVSNGIPPAPPPPPDGAPLPVGSQVVEIPGLPPITIPLLAPPPPPGQPPP; encoded by the coding sequence ATGTCAGACCGGCCACCGGCAGCACTCACTATTCTCAAGCTGGCCGGGTGCTGTCTGCTGGCCAGTATCGTCGCCACCGCACTGATGTTCCCGATGGCTGGTGGACTGGGACTGATGTCCAACCGGGCCTCCGAGGTTGTCGCCAACGGCTCGGCCCAGCTCCTCGAGGGACAGGTACCCGCCGTCTCGACGATGGTCGACGCGAAGGGTAACACCATCGCCTGGCTGTATGAGCAACGTCGTTTCGAGGTGCCGACCGACAAGATCGCCAACACGATGAAGCTCGCCATCGTCTCGATCGAGGACAAGCGGTTCGCCGAACACAACGGCGTCGACTGGAAGGGCACGCTGACCGGGCTGGCCGGCTATGCCTCCGGCGATGTCGACACTCGCGGCGGGTCCACGATCGAGCAGCAGTATGTAAAGAACTACCAACTCCTGGTGACCGCAAAGACCGATGCGGAGAAGCGCGCGGCCGTCGAGACCACCCCGGCGCGCAAGCTGCGCGAGATCCGGATGGCGCTCACACTCGACAAGACGTTCACCAAGCCGGAGATCCTGACCCGTTACCTCAACCTCGTCTCGTTCGGGAACGGCTCGTTCGGCGTCCAGGATGCGGCCCAGACCTACTTCGGCATCAACGCTTTGGATTTGAACTGGCAGCAGGCGGCGCTGCTGGCGGGCATGGTGCAATCCACCAGTGCGCTCAACCCCTACACCAATCCCGAGGGCGCGCTGGCGCGGCGGAACCTCGTCCTCGACACGATGATCGAGAACATCCCACAGGAGGCTGACGCGTTGCGCGCCGCCAAGGCCACCCCGCTGGGGGTGTTGCCGCAGCCCAACCAGCTGCCGCGCGGCTGCATCGCCGCCGGCGACCGTGCCTACTTCTGCGATTACGTCCAGGAATACCTCTCCCGCGCCGGCATCAGTAAGGAACAGGTGGCGCGGGGCGGCTACCTGATTCGCACCACGCTGGATCCGGACGTGCAAAACCCGGTCAAGGCCGCCATCGACAAGTTCGCCAGCCCGACGTTGCCGGGGATCTCGAGCGTGATGAGCGTGATCCAGCCGGGCAAGACGTCGCACAAGGTGATGGCCATGGCCAGCAACCGCACCTACGGTCTGGACGTCGACGCCGGCCAAACCATGCGGCCGCAACCGTTCTCGCTCGTCGGCGACGGTGCGGGGTCGGTGTTCAAGATCTTCACCACCGCCGCGGCGCTGGACATGGGGATGGGCATCAACGCCACCCTCGACGTACCGCCCCGATTCCAGGCCAAGGGCTTGGGTAGCGGTGGAGCCAAGGGCTGCCCCAAGGACACCTGGTGTGTGGTCAACGCCGGTAATTACCGCGGCTCGATGAATGTGACCGAGGCGTTGGCGACCTCGCCCAACACGGCGTTCGCCAAGCTGATCTCGCAGGTGGGCGTGACCCGCACGGTCGACATGGCGATCAAGCTCGGGCTGCGCTCCTACGCCGATCCCGGCACGGCGCGTGATTACAACCCGGACAGCAACGAAAGCCTCGCCGACTTCGTCAAGCGGCAGAACATCGGGTCGTTCACGCTCGGCCCGATCGAGGTCAATGCGTTGGAGCTGTCGAACGTCGCGGCCACGCTGGCCTCCGGCGGGGTGTGGTGCCCGCCGAACCCGATCGACAAGCTGATCGACCGCAACGGCAATGAGGTCGCCGTCACCACCGAAACCTGTGACCAGGTGGTGCCCGAGGGGTTGGCGAACACGCTGGCCAACGCGATGAGCAAGGACGCTACCGGCGGCGGCACGGCGGCCGGCTCGGCCGGTGCCGCAGGTTGGGACCTGCCGGTGTCCGGTAAGACCGGTACCACCGAGGCGCACCGCTCGTCCGGTTTCGTCGGCTTCACCAGCCACTACGCGGCCGCAAACTATATCTATGACGACTCCCCCAACCCGACGGATCTGTGTTCGTCGCCGTTGCGGCATTGCGGTGAGGGCGACTTATACGGCGGCAACGAGCCAGCACGCACCTGGTTCACTGCGATGAAGCCGATCGCGCTGAACTTCGGTGACGTCAAACTGCCGCCCACCGATCCCCGGTACGTCGAGGGCTCACCGGGCTCACGCGTGCCCAGCGTCGCGGGCATGGACGTGGATGCGGCCCGCACCCGTCTCAAAGATGCGGGCTTCCAGGTGGCCGACCAGACCAACTCCGTCAACAGCAGCGCGAAGTTGGGCGAGGTGGTCGGGACGTCACCGTCGGGCAATACGATCCCCGGGTCGGTGATCACGATCCAGGTCAGCAACGGCATTCCGCCGGCGCCGCCGCCACCGCCGGACGGCGCGCCGCTGCCGGTCGGTTCGCAGGTGGTCGAGATCCCGGGCCTGCCACCGATCACCATTCCGTTGCTCGCCCCGCCTCCGCCGCCGGGCCAACCGCCTCCGTAG
- a CDS encoding STAS domain-containing protein produces MSAPDSITTLIADHDGVSVVSVSGEIDLVTAPALEQAISAVVAEGPTALVIDLSAVEFLGSVGLKILAATYEKLGKSAEFGVVARGPATRRPIHLTGLDKTFPLYPTLDDALTGVRDGKLNH; encoded by the coding sequence TTGTCAGCTCCTGATTCGATTACCACGTTGATTGCGGACCACGATGGGGTGTCTGTGGTCAGTGTCAGCGGTGAGATCGATTTGGTCACCGCGCCCGCCCTGGAGCAAGCCATTAGTGCGGTTGTTGCTGAAGGGCCCACGGCGCTGGTCATCGATTTGTCCGCGGTGGAGTTCCTGGGTTCAGTGGGGCTGAAGATCCTGGCGGCGACCTACGAGAAGCTCGGCAAGTCCGCGGAGTTCGGCGTGGTCGCTCGGGGTCCGGCCACCCGGCGCCCGATTCATCTGACCGGTCTGGACAAGACGTTCCCGCTGTATCCGACGCTGGACGACGCGTTGACGGGCGTGCGGGACGGCAAACTCAACCACTGA
- a CDS encoding thiol-disulfide oxidoreductase DCC family protein, which yields MRGILVFDGRCGVCTRAVNALARWDRTGMLRIEPMQAPGMAERLGVTDDRMLKSAWWVDSSGAIYDGAHAMNAALAAALGTRIPLQLYRIPGVSAVQDAVYRWISTHRYRFPGAVPLCEAQPERCA from the coding sequence ATGCGCGGCATATTGGTGTTCGACGGGCGGTGCGGCGTGTGCACGCGGGCGGTCAACGCCTTGGCGCGGTGGGATCGCACGGGCATGCTGCGCATCGAGCCAATGCAGGCGCCGGGCATGGCCGAGCGGCTCGGTGTCACCGACGACCGGATGCTGAAATCGGCATGGTGGGTCGATTCTTCGGGTGCGATCTACGACGGTGCGCATGCCATGAACGCCGCACTGGCCGCGGCGTTGGGCACTCGTATCCCGCTGCAGCTTTACCGGATCCCCGGCGTGAGCGCAGTGCAGGACGCCGTGTACCGCTGGATCTCAACACACCGCTATCGGTTCCCGGGTGCGGTGCCGCTCTGCGAGGCCCAGCCCGAGCGATGCGCGTAG
- a CDS encoding metallophosphoesterase: MAPVFGGPLRGPHRRGALPTLIRTGAVTLGSAVAGIGYAAVVERNAFVLREITMPVLSPGSTPLRVLHISDLHMLPNQRRKQAWLRELTGWEPDLVVNTGDNLAHPKAVPAVIQALGDLLSRPGVFVFGSNDYFGPRLKNPLNYVINPSHRVKGEPLPWQDLRAAFTERGWLDLTHTRREFEVAGLHIAAAGVDDPHIDRDRYETIAGPASPAVNLRLGLVHSPEPRVLDRFAADGYQLVMAGHTHGGQLCLPFYGALVTNCGLDRTRAKGPSRWGANMQLHVSAGLGTSPFAPVRFCCRPEATLLTLIAAPMGGRDSRSDRGRSQPAASLR, translated from the coding sequence ATGGCCCCCGTCTTCGGCGGTCCGCTGCGCGGACCGCATCGTCGCGGGGCATTGCCCACCCTCATTCGCACCGGCGCCGTCACGCTCGGTTCGGCCGTCGCCGGCATCGGTTATGCCGCGGTGGTCGAGCGCAATGCGTTCGTCCTGCGCGAGATAACCATGCCCGTCCTGTCCCCGGGCTCCACCCCGCTGCGGGTACTGCACATCAGCGATCTACACATGCTGCCCAACCAACGCCGCAAACAGGCCTGGCTGCGGGAGCTCACCGGCTGGGAGCCCGACCTGGTCGTCAACACCGGGGACAACTTGGCCCACCCCAAAGCGGTTCCCGCCGTTATTCAGGCCCTCGGGGATCTGCTGTCCCGCCCCGGGGTGTTCGTCTTCGGCAGCAACGACTACTTCGGTCCGCGGCTGAAAAACCCGCTGAACTACGTGATCAATCCGTCGCACCGGGTGAAGGGTGAGCCGCTACCCTGGCAGGATTTGCGCGCGGCCTTCACCGAGCGGGGTTGGCTCGACCTCACCCACACGCGGCGCGAGTTCGAGGTGGCCGGCCTGCACATCGCCGCGGCCGGGGTGGACGACCCGCACATCGACCGCGACCGCTACGAGACGATCGCGGGCCCGGCCAGCCCGGCCGTGAATCTTCGCCTGGGACTGGTGCATTCGCCGGAACCGCGGGTACTGGATCGATTCGCCGCGGATGGCTACCAGCTGGTGATGGCCGGGCACACGCACGGCGGCCAGCTGTGCCTGCCGTTCTACGGTGCGCTGGTCACCAACTGCGGCCTGGACCGCACCCGGGCCAAGGGGCCGTCGCGGTGGGGCGCGAACATGCAACTGCACGTCTCCGCGGGGCTAGGGACTTCCCCGTTCGCCCCAGTGCGGTTTTGCTGTCGGCCGGAGGCGACCCTGCTGACGTTGATCGCCGCCCCGATGGGAGGCCGGGATTCGCGCAGCGACCGGGGCCGCTCCCAGCCCGCGGCATCGCTGCGTTGA
- a CDS encoding HAD family hydrolase, which yields MNAPAVLFDVDGTLVDSNYLHVYAWQRAFAAEDISVAAWHIHRCIGMDGSTLVRTLSDNAPDEVQDRLSEGHGRHYRELSPLLAPLPGAQELLRRVADLGLQVVLASSAPDDELQMLRKVLDCDDVIAATTSSRDVDTAKPEPGIVQVALDRAGVDADHAIFVGDAVWDAHAARAAGVSCIGVLSGGISREELAAAGASPVYADPQDLLTQLNATPIAGLAPGG from the coding sequence ATGAATGCTCCCGCTGTGCTGTTCGACGTCGACGGAACCCTAGTCGACTCCAACTACCTGCACGTCTATGCGTGGCAACGCGCCTTTGCCGCCGAAGACATTTCGGTGGCGGCCTGGCACATCCACCGGTGCATCGGCATGGACGGCTCGACACTGGTCCGGACCCTTTCCGACAACGCCCCCGACGAGGTTCAAGACCGGCTGAGCGAGGGACACGGCCGGCACTATCGCGAGCTCTCGCCGCTGCTGGCACCGCTGCCGGGCGCCCAGGAGTTGCTTCGCCGCGTCGCGGACCTGGGCCTGCAGGTGGTGCTGGCCAGCTCGGCACCCGACGACGAACTTCAGATGCTGCGCAAGGTGCTGGACTGCGACGACGTGATCGCGGCGACGACGTCGTCGCGGGACGTCGACACCGCCAAGCCGGAGCCCGGCATCGTGCAGGTCGCCCTGGACCGCGCCGGAGTCGACGCCGACCACGCGATCTTCGTCGGCGATGCGGTCTGGGATGCCCACGCCGCTCGGGCCGCTGGCGTCTCCTGCATCGGGGTGTTGAGCGGCGGCATCTCTCGCGAGGAATTAGCGGCAGCGGGAGCCTCGCCGGTCTATGCCGATCCGCAGGATCTGCTCACGCAGCTGAACGCCACTCCGATCGCCGGCCTGGCGCCCGGCGGCTGA